tatacattataaatgattcacaatagttgattacatcgcgaggtatttgacctctatatgatacgttttacaaacattgcattcgtttttaaaagacaaactttctttacatcaaaaattgacggcatgcataccatttcatattacatccaactataattgacttaatattaatcttgataaactcaacgactcgaatgcaacgtctttcaaagtatgtcatgaatgactccaggtaatatccttaaaatgagctaatgcacagcggaagatttctttaatacctgagaataaacatgcttaaaagtgttaaccaaaaggttggtgagttcataggtttatcatatcaatcatttcaatatattaatagaccacaagatttccgtttataaatatatgtacactcgcaagtgtataaaagtattctataagttgtaggcacccggtaacaagccttaacgttcatgttttaccctctgaagtacaccagatcaggtgtgtttaatataacctcgaagtactaaagcatcccatagtcaggatggggtttgtcagggccaatagatctatctttaggattcgcgcctaccgtacatagacaagtagtttaatgttaccaagctaagggtatatttctagtttaaacccacgtagaattagtattagtacttgtgtctatttcgtaaaacatttataaaacagcgcatgtattctcagcccaaaaatatatattgcaaaagcaattaaaaagggagcaaatgaaactcacaatactgtatttcgtagcaattatatatatgacggcactgaacaagtgcagggtttgtctcggattcatgaacctatattaagtatatatatatatatttatatgttggtcaatatctgtctaacaatttaggtcaggtcgtagtgtatcacaatcctaatgctcgagaccgacatgcaaaagtcaacaaaagtcaacttgacccaaaatgacttccaaaatctatacatgtttattatataacttatatatagtcgttttatatatttaaatatatttatcagaccttattatactaaataatacaagtcatttattaataaataaaaatttatatttaaattcatatatgataaaaatatacttttatatatctcaagtaataaaatttataaaattcacttaatatcataaaaatatagtggtatatattattaatgtaattatattacgtgtggtaaaaatatctttgtacgcatatttatttgattaaataatattgataataataataatgataaaaataataaaatgatagtttcaataaaaatattaatttttagtaataaaaataattttagtaataacatcaactgataacaattataataatcgttttaataataatattaaaattaataataatttagctgaccatatcttttaatccgttcatcgaacccacacgatttctaaatgaaaagttattaatttttctttagcttttcaacgacatgcatatcttataccttatcgcagtagcatatgtatcaaattcgtgatttatcataaactatttaacaacgaaactaagcatacaaacatgcataatcatatatactcgagcactagtcagggatacactattattatataaaagataagatatgaatgctcacatatcaatattgtgattcaatattgcaggaaagtacgtagacgcaacgaaaatgataaacgttaggttgacctcacgagcaatacccttgaacaatatccataacctccatagctataacccataatttccttagctctatcccgtttgtaaacttattttgaaatcgtctgaatataactccgtcgtagtattttatgtatactaataatatcttgaaataatactaagtaaatatatatatgtaattcgattgagagagtttagagaaatatattttcaagtttatatgaaataataaaacctattgaattctatttataatagatttttaaattattaaagtgaattattaaagtatgaattattaaagtgaattattaaagtatgaattattaaagtgaattattaaagtatgaattattaaagtgaattattaaagtatgaattattaaaataaattattaaagtgaattattaaagtgaattaataaagttaaagtaaagtaaaagtaaagtaaaagtaaagtaaaggtaaagttaaagtatagtaaaagtataaaactatgtacgtataatacgcgtataaatatatttaatattaatttaaatcgttatatcataaaacattttagaaaagtagaattatatatattcataataggtttcaagtttttaaattacagtctgttggtgaatcatgggataaaatccaaaggtttaataaacgtatgaaatcatcttaatgaaaaatgtcgagttacttaacttgtcgatatccaacatctaagttatttacactccacgttcttacttatagatcactttaccattttctgaatattgtcaaaaagaatagatttcttaaatcacagtggacctcataacattggcccgtaatcatatcataatgtatctgataattcaatcatttgatattatctcttaattctgtcgataaatatatcgaaacaaatacgttcatgtaaagtatcatatatatcaaatactttgttaatgttttcagttattatatattatgtatacatatctatatacacataattgtttgtgaatcgtcgaacacggtcaaagggtaattgattacatgaatgtagttccaaactttttgagattcaacattacaaattctgcttatcgtgtcggaaacatataaaggttaggtttaaatttggtcggaaatttccgggtcgtcacaaacgaCCTGATGCAATTTCACGTTTAATACAAAGATTTAGATCCTCCATCACTATAAGAAAAAGAAACGGGCTCAATGGATCTCCTTGTAGCAAACCGCATttaattaaaaactcttttgtaGGGCTCCCATTAATAAGAATCGACGTACGTGCCGAATAAAGGCACATGTGAATCCAAGATCTCCATTTCACTCCAAATCCCAATAATCCGAGCATGTAATATAAAAAGTCCCAACGCACCGAGTGATACGCCTTCTCGAAGTCAATCTTAAAAATCATAAGTTTCTCCTTCCTCTTTTTATACCATCCTATGGTCTCGTTAAGAATCAACGGACCATCTAAAATCTGATGGTTCGCAATGAAAGCCGTTTGTTCATGTCCGATTACTTTATCAATAACATTCGCCAATCTAGAAGTGAGAATCTTTGTAATGATCTTATAAGTGACACTAATGAGAGAAATAGGCCGATAATCTTTTATGAAAGCCGGATTAGAAACCTTAAGAATAAGAGTAATGAATGCTGACCCCGCACCTTTAGGCATTTCATTGTCCCTGAAAGCCTTCGTGATACAGTTCACAAATTCAGTTTTTAAAATGTTCCAGAATTTCTTTATAAAAGCGAAAGAAAAAACCATCGGGACCGGGAGATTTATTGATCCCACAATCCCAAACTGCATCCCTTATCTCATCCTCCGAAACGTTGTCTTCAAGAGCACACCGATCATTATCTGTAATTATATTAGCAGCCGTGAATCCAGGATTCGAAAACATATATGTTGGACGCGAAAACTTTTCCTTATAAAAATCAAAAAATGCATTTTTAATGACCACTGGCTCCGTTATCCAATTCCCATTAATGTTAATACCATTAATCATCTGCGTTTTACGTCTTTGTTTAATGAGACAATGAAAATATTGAGAGTTCTCGTCCCCTTTCACGTCCCATTTTGCACGTGCCTTTTGAATTAAATCAATAGATTCAACAAATTCTATTTTGTCTAACTCCTTAACCACATTCAACCTTTCATTAAGAATCTCCTGTAGCTCATCAGTACCCACGTTATTTGCCTCAACTTGGGCTTCAAGCTCATGGATCCGACCCATTAAAACATTTTTCTTTTGATCCCCAGCATCACGTTTAGCCTTGGCCCAGACTTTGATATGATTTTTGACTATCTTCATTTTATCATGCAAGGTATTGTTAGGATCACCAAAAGCCTCATCAGTGGCATTTACAACTACCTCATGAAAGTCTTCACAACTATTCCAAGAATGGTAACATTTGAATGGAATTGGACCAAAATCCATTTTGTCGCTACGAACTAACAATGGAAGATGATCCGACCAACCTTTTATCAAAGTCACCAATTTCAAGTCATTAAAGATATTAACAACATTAGGAGAAATTAAAACCCGATCGATTCGGCTCATTTTGGACGCGGTTTTATTAATCCAAGTAAATCTCCTTCTCTCCATTCTCTCTCAATCCAGAAACACAATTAGGGTGCATTCTCAAGTTTTTTTTATAAGGTAAAAGAAAAAGAAACTGTTAGACTATATTATTTATCCATATTATTCTAGTCCATTTATTATATTTGTTGGGCTTAGCCCATTATTCATTGTTAGGGTTTTATGGCTATATAGCCTCTTTTGATGTATTGGATATTCATTCACAATAATAGATCAATATTACATTTCAACATGGTATCAGACGCAGCAGTTTGATCCTACGACCTAGTTAGCCACCGTGACccatattgttgggatttaacaagtttgaaactcttaaaaccatttaagattaaaACAAaatggaagcgtgtaattaccaattaaacttgttaatctttaaaccaatttaaagctaaaccccatggatcaagttgtgaacataagcttacaaactaacaagaaaaggaagagttatatacctccttaaactaagtttaagggctgtccaaaatggtagtaggatgatgaacaagagtgtagaacttcaagcttttgatcctccaacaccacccctaagttagcaagactttgtaacctcaacacccttgttaatctagcttgaaacccactttaatgtggacagcagctctcaagaaatgatgatgaatgcaagttccaaaagcatgaaacctcaagagataataccccaaactatgcaccaacacccttgctattagttaggatttatttgcaCTTGAAATTAGCTTGCAAAGATCAAAATGTGAACCCTCTTTGGACCCTAAAGGCCTACGGCATTCAGCAGCTGCCACAACcaatttgtgcagttttttttttatcttttttatgTGTATTTGAAGTGTGTTTGCATGCCTTGGTTACCATGAGTCAAGGGACAAGTTTTATGGATCAATACAAAAGCATGACCAACTAAAACAAGAGTCTCTAGCATGTGCACTTCATTCCCAATGCCACTTCAAACTTGTttatataaaataagttttataaaagtattaatttttataaaaccctTTTTATAAACTTCCACATATAAACATgtgcattttatataaaaccaatttatacaaaatgtaatataacattattaattatttacctataaataattaaattcatattatataaattattccataatttatatatatatatacacacatcaagtaatatttaagaaaaccatttttcttaaagttcaagtgtcgcgtatttgatcaatgaaccaatcgttaaaatcaaatacgaataaggtgtcggtaagtttgttattgggtatgacccgacttggatcataacacgttagccacgttaatttaatatgtatctcgggcatacgaaacaccttcaatctcccacttgcacgagaaacataagaaattaatgcaagtgatggatacagcctaacacaccgtccatcacccctaatatgttatgactttgtgccattcaataacatcatccctttcgagttcccatctcgaatatgatttatgtaggtgaatctttcattatatccttttatcctagatgtcatgttaaatccaagagatacagagtgatcactctcttatagatttaacttttcaggccttagacatctgactctcaacgaataagagggacaaattccatcttgactacatacgtcctagatatacactttgtaatatatctgagttcttccttatgtgctaccatgtttcagaatagcgaaggaaagaatcaaggtacgatattcagtgaatatctgaacccaatatgtatctcaggtcagaggatacaatgatattctcctttactcaagattacatgtgatcaaccacaaaggctccatttagtaaatcttgagagcgggtcttccaatatttgtatcctacaaatatctatgaacattggttgcaaccttgccccacattcatcccgtgaatgtataccaatccaagttcataatagtctaaacctcacatttgctcccacaaatgtgatcgactacggaattcagaataattacttattcttggataaaatatgcaaaataggaacataactcaaaataaattaataccttaattatattaatgagtttgaacaatttcgttccgttacaatacttaaaatagatcatgaccaatcactagaatatcgaagccctaatgcacaaacatgtcctgcatgttttggtccatgtaagagcttcgtgagaggatccgccatattaagatctgtgtgaactttgcgaatacatatcttccccttttcaacttcatcccttatgtagttgaatctccgctcaatgtgacgggtcttttgatgagcacgaggttccttgatttgagcaatcgcaccctcgttgtcacaaaagatctcaagagggtcctgaatggaagggactactcctaagtcatcgatgaatttcttcatccatgcagcttcctgagctgccaatgatgcggcgatgtactccgactctgtagtggatagagcaacaacatcctgttttgaactcttccaagagaccgcacctccatttaatgtgaagacatagccggattgtgatcgagagtcatctcgatcagtttggaaactcgcgtccacgtaaccttttacagcgagttcctcctcaccagacccatatattagaaacatatccttagtcctcctaaggtatttcaatatacttttaacagcaatccaatgactgtttcctgggttattctggtatctacttgtcaagcttagagcgcatgacacatccggtctagtacatatcattgcatacatgatagacccaatagcagatgcgtatgggactttcttcattctctcttgttcatctttcgtggtaggacactgagatgaactgagaacggttcctctttgaataggtaccaaacctttcttagagttttccatcttgaaccttttcaagattttgtcaatgtatgtactttgacttaaacctatcaatctcttggatctattcctatagatcccaatccccaatatgtattgcgcttctccaagatccttaatggagaagcaaccttttagccaagttttgacctcttgcattgtggttatatcattcccaaacaataatatatcatccacatatagcacaaggaacattatagagctcccactagcctttttgtatacacaagcttcatcaccatttttaatgaagccaaatatctttgcctcttcattaaaacgatgattccacattctagatgcttgtttcaatccgtagattgatttctttaacttgcatacctttttaggatttttcggatcaacaaaaccttcgggctgtaccatataaacatcttcctcaagatatccatttaggaaagcggttttgacatccatttgccatatttcatagtcatagtgagcagcaatggcaaataatatcctaatagactttagcattgccactggcgagaaagtttcatcataatcaatcccttgagtttgagtgaaaccttttgctacaagtctagctttgtatgtatccaagtttccatgtatgtcggttttcattttgaaaagccatttacaatcaactagcctagagccaggaggttgtgtaacaagttcccaaacttggttgtcatacatggattgcatctcagatttcatggcttcctgccatttatctttatcaatccttgataaagcatcttggtagtttgttggttcatccaaatcaactgtatagaaaccatctatgagaaaaccatatctctcaggaggattgctaatcctaccagatctacgaatgtcttgtgtattttgatcatccatttgatcactatcaacattttcatgttgagtgctagtgtcaaccaattgtgtatcatctatttgatcttgaacctcttcaagatctatcttcctttcactacttccttccattaggaacttagtttcaaggaattccgccttccgagcaacaaatacattctgctcagatggatcatagaaataatatcccatattatccttgggatatcctatgaagatacacttcgtggatcgagcattcaacttattagggatgtaacgcttaggataagcttcacatccccatacctttaagtatgatagggatggaggttttccaaaccacatctcatgaggtgttcgttccactttcttggttggggccatatttaaaatacgagccgcggagcatagacaataaccccaaaatgatagaggtaacgtgcttctagccatcatagatcgaaccatatccattagagttcggttcctcctttcggaaactccattaagttggggtgttccaggtggagtaagttgtgagataatcccacaactcctaagatgatcttggaaaacatcgcttaggtattcacctcctctatcggtacgaagtaccttgattgtcttattgagttgattttgtacttcgctttgatattctttgaatgcttcaaaagtttcgtccttatgtcttaacaagtagacatacccAAAACgattgaagtcatcaatgaaagtaacgaagtatctttcaccattcctagctatgggcttaaagggtccacatacatccgaatgtattaatcccaataagtccttagccctttcattggtccctttgaaaggtgctttagtcattttgccttgtaaacaagattcacacacatcaaacgagtccatctcatttgatttcaagagtccattcttttgaagtgtatgcattcggttcttatttatgtgaccaaggcgacaatgccataagtaggaatcactcaaatcccttttgagtttcttggtgctagtatggtatatagagctcgatgatgtgtcatcatgaaccaattcataaattctatttgaaggcgaagccttgaaatagaatacattatctttagaaacatgaatatcatcatcaataaaattaacaacgtaaccacattgttttaagcgagaaatagaaataatgtttctacacaaatccggagcatacaaaacattttctaaaataagttccaatccgcttggaagcttcaaaataaaatctccttgagctttaacatgcacctttgcaccattgcccatatagagacttgatgttcccgccttatgatcacttcttttgaacccctgcaaagaattgcaaatatgagttccacatcccgtgtctaatacccatgtattagaagaagtaatactaagctctatatataccatatacatattacctgaggtttgccctgcatccctcttgtccttcaactccttaagatagaccggacagtttcgtttccaatgacccatctcaccgcaaccgaaacatgggtcttctttggggtttgccttctcggctaccttttgcttcttagccttgttgatggttggggtaaccatcttcccttt
The window above is part of the Rutidosis leptorrhynchoides isolate AG116_Rl617_1_P2 chromosome 1, CSIRO_AGI_Rlap_v1, whole genome shotgun sequence genome. Proteins encoded here:
- the LOC139891135 gene encoding uncharacterized protein encodes the protein MSRIDRVLISPNVVNIFNDLKLVTLIKGWSDHLPLLVRSDKMDFGPIPFKCYHSWNSCEDFHEVVVNATDEAFGDPNNTLHDKMKIVKNHIKVWAKAKRDAGDQKKNVLMGRIHELEAQVEANNVGTDELQEILNERLNVVKELDKIEFVESIDLIQKARAKWDVKGDENSQYFHCLIKQRRKTQMINGININGNWITEPVVIKNAFFDFYKEKFSRPTYMFSNPGFTAANIITDNDRCALEDNVSEDEIRDAVWDCGINKSPGPDGFFFRFYKEILEHFKN